In Polaribacter sp. L3A8, a genomic segment contains:
- the thrA gene encoding bifunctional aspartate kinase/homoserine dehydrogenase I, which yields MKHQLEHIKIKDFTTETGALISEMNLSYQVFGQELGDAPIILINHALTGNSDVAGENGWWIDIVGKEKAINTDVYSILSFNIPGNGFDGFLIENYKDFIARDVARIFLQGLSVLKIDKLFALIGGSLGGGIAWEMMVLNTKLTKHFLPIATDWKSTDWLIANCQIQEQFLVNSSNPVHDARMHAMLCYRTPESFKERFHRSKKDDSDIFDVESWLLHHGKSLQERYQLSSYKLMNQLLKTIDVTVGGKKDIEILDQVSANIHIIGVDSDLFFTAEENRETHKKLALTKDNVTYNEINSVHGHDAFLMEYDQLQKIIEPIFNKDYREKKMKVLKFGGKSLANGKGLENAIEIIASKYKAGVKITIVASARGNSTNDLEAILELAASKKEYKSKFEEFKEYQLAPNSAVDFSEEFSKLGIIFEGVSLLGDYSQKIKDEVLAQGELLSVKLVASLLEKEQIFANAVDSRSLIITDENFGNAQPITAVSKENVISYFKDNNSVINIVTGFIAANKKGETTTLGRNGSNYTAALLANYLDADELQNYTHVSGIFTANPDLVADAKKIEQLSFSEANELANFGATILHAKTIIPLLEKNINLRILNTFNKEDKGTLITAESSTKGIKSISTIENVALLNFEGRGLLGKVGVDARIFKTLSDRNISISIIAQGSSERGIGLIIDADNAQEAVTALEREFENDFYSQDVNHISIVNNVAVISIIGQDLSEFHHPYNALIKNQIVPVLFNNTVTGKNVSLVVRKDQLNKAVNVIHGQVFGVTKKINIAVFGKGLVGGTLIDQIIENTQSVLERRKIQLNVFAVANSKKVLLNKNGVSKDWKQNLLENGKENVNVDDIIAFANANHFENLIMVDNTANVNFVSNYIPFIEAGFDLVSCNKIANTLSFDFYKEVRAKLKEYKKQYLYETNVGAGLPLIDTIRLLHESGENITKIRGVFSGSLSYLFNNFSAKNAPFSEILKEAIDKGFTEPDPREDLGGNDVARKLLILARELELENEFDEVEIKNLIPENLRGGSVADFLGNLELLNDEYQTLKDNQKPNHVLRYIGELSGDLSQNKGELEVKLVSTDKSTPLGSLKGSDAIFEIYTESYGEQPIVIQGAGAGASVTARGVFGDILRLAKHNN from the coding sequence TTGAAACATCAACTAGAACATATCAAAATAAAAGATTTTACCACAGAAACTGGTGCCTTAATTTCTGAAATGAATTTGAGTTATCAGGTTTTTGGACAAGAGCTAGGCGATGCTCCTATTATTTTAATTAACCATGCATTAACGGGTAATAGTGATGTTGCTGGTGAAAATGGTTGGTGGATTGATATTGTTGGAAAAGAAAAGGCAATAAATACTGATGTTTATTCCATTTTATCTTTCAATATTCCAGGAAATGGATTTGATGGTTTTTTAATAGAAAATTATAAAGATTTTATAGCAAGAGATGTTGCTAGAATTTTTTTACAAGGATTATCAGTATTAAAAATTGATAAACTATTTGCTTTAATCGGTGGATCTTTAGGAGGAGGAATTGCTTGGGAAATGATGGTTTTAAACACCAAATTAACCAAACACTTTTTGCCAATTGCAACCGATTGGAAATCTACAGATTGGTTAATTGCAAATTGCCAGATTCAAGAACAGTTTTTAGTAAATTCTAGCAATCCTGTTCATGATGCTCGCATGCACGCAATGTTGTGTTATAGAACACCAGAATCTTTTAAAGAACGTTTTCATCGATCAAAAAAAGACGATTCAGATATTTTTGATGTAGAAAGTTGGTTGTTGCATCATGGTAAATCATTGCAAGAACGGTATCAATTATCTTCATACAAATTAATGAATCAATTATTAAAAACAATTGACGTTACTGTTGGTGGGAAAAAAGATATTGAAATTTTAGATCAAGTAAGTGCAAATATTCACATTATTGGGGTCGATTCAGATTTGTTTTTTACTGCGGAAGAAAACAGAGAAACGCATAAAAAATTAGCATTAACAAAAGATAATGTTACGTATAATGAAATAAATTCGGTGCATGGTCATGATGCTTTTTTAATGGAATATGACCAATTACAGAAAATTATTGAGCCTATTTTTAATAAAGATTATAGAGAAAAGAAGATGAAAGTTTTAAAATTTGGAGGAAAATCTTTAGCCAATGGCAAAGGATTGGAAAATGCAATTGAAATTATTGCAAGTAAATATAAAGCCGGAGTAAAAATTACAATTGTAGCTTCTGCAAGAGGGAACTCTACCAATGATTTAGAAGCTATTTTAGAGTTAGCAGCATCAAAAAAAGAATATAAAAGTAAGTTTGAGGAGTTTAAAGAATATCAACTAGCGCCAAATAGTGCTGTTGATTTTTCTGAAGAGTTTTCAAAATTAGGAATAATTTTTGAAGGTGTTTCTTTATTAGGAGATTATAGCCAGAAAATTAAAGATGAAGTTTTAGCACAAGGCGAATTATTATCGGTAAAATTAGTGGCTAGTTTGTTAGAAAAGGAACAGATTTTTGCTAATGCAGTAGATTCTAGATCTTTAATTATTACAGATGAAAACTTTGGAAATGCACAACCAATTACGGCGGTTTCTAAAGAAAATGTAATTAGTTATTTTAAGGATAACAATTCGGTAATTAATATAGTTACTGGTTTTATTGCAGCAAACAAAAAAGGAGAAACTACTACTTTGGGTAGAAACGGTAGTAATTATACGGCAGCTTTATTGGCTAATTATTTAGATGCTGATGAGCTACAGAATTATACACATGTTAGCGGTATTTTTACGGCAAACCCAGATTTAGTGGCAGATGCTAAAAAAATTGAACAATTATCATTCTCGGAAGCGAATGAATTGGCCAATTTTGGAGCGACTATTTTACATGCAAAAACCATTATTCCTTTATTAGAAAAGAACATCAATCTTAGAATTTTAAATACATTTAATAAAGAAGATAAAGGAACTTTAATTACCGCAGAATCATCAACAAAAGGAATAAAATCTATTTCTACTATTGAAAACGTTGCCTTATTAAATTTTGAAGGTAGAGGTTTGTTAGGTAAAGTTGGGGTTGATGCACGTATTTTTAAGACTTTAAGTGATCGTAATATTAGTATCAGTATTATTGCGCAAGGTTCTTCAGAAAGAGGAATTGGGTTAATTATTGATGCAGATAATGCGCAAGAAGCTGTTACGGCTTTAGAAAGAGAATTCGAAAATGATTTTTATTCGCAAGATGTAAATCATATTTCTATTGTAAATAATGTGGCTGTAATTTCTATTATTGGTCAAGATTTAAGTGAGTTTCATCATCCTTATAATGCCTTAATTAAAAACCAAATTGTACCTGTTTTATTCAATAATACGGTAACAGGTAAAAATGTGAGTTTGGTGGTTAGAAAAGATCAATTAAACAAGGCGGTAAATGTAATTCATGGTCAGGTTTTTGGAGTTACCAAAAAAATAAACATAGCCGTTTTTGGAAAAGGTTTGGTTGGAGGAACCCTGATTGATCAAATTATAGAAAACACACAATCTGTTTTAGAACGAAGAAAAATTCAACTGAATGTTTTTGCTGTAGCAAACTCTAAAAAAGTGTTGTTAAATAAAAATGGAGTTTCTAAAGATTGGAAACAAAATTTGTTAGAAAATGGTAAAGAAAATGTAAATGTTGATGATATTATTGCATTTGCAAATGCAAACCATTTTGAGAATTTAATTATGGTTGATAACACGGCAAATGTAAATTTTGTAAGTAATTACATTCCTTTTATAGAAGCTGGTTTCGATTTAGTGTCTTGTAATAAAATAGCAAATACGTTGTCTTTTGATTTTTACAAAGAAGTAAGAGCAAAGTTAAAAGAATACAAAAAGCAATACTTGTACGAAACAAATGTTGGTGCAGGTTTGCCTTTAATTGATACGATTAGATTGCTACATGAATCCGGAGAGAACATCACCAAGATTAGAGGCGTTTTTTCAGGAAGTTTAAGTTATTTGTTCAATAATTTTTCAGCTAAAAACGCTCCTTTTTCAGAGATATTAAAAGAAGCAATTGACAAAGGTTTTACAGAGCCAGATCCTAGAGAAGATTTAGGAGGAAATGATGTTGCTAGAAAATTACTAATTTTAGCAAGAGAATTAGAGTTAGAAAACGAATTTGATGAGGTTGAAATTAAAAATTTAATTCCAGAAAATTTAAGAGGTGGTTCTGTTGCCGATTTTTTAGGTAATTTAGAATTGTTAAATGATGAATATCAAACTTTAAAAGACAATCAAAAACCAAATCACGTTTTACGTTATATTGGTGAATTAAGTGGAGATTTATCACAAAATAAAGGGGAATTAGAAGTGAAATTAGTTTCTACAGATAAAAGTACACCTTTAGGTTCATTAAAAGGTTCTGATGCAATTTTTGAAATTTATACAGAATCTTACGGAGAACAACCAATTGTAATACAAGGAGCGGGAGCTGGAGCAAGTGTAACTGCAAGAGGTGTTTTTGGAGATATTTTAAGATTAGCAAAACATAATAACTAA
- a CDS encoding trans-sulfuration enzyme family protein — protein sequence MKKHFETEAIRNQTERSQFSEHSTPLYLTSSFVFDDAEDMRASFAEEKERNLYSRFTNPNTTEFVDKIVAMEGAEAGYAFATGMSAIFSSFAALLNAGDHVVSCRSVFGSTHSMFTKFLPKWNIETSYFKVDEVDLVESLIKENTKILYIETPTNPAVDILDLDLIGKIAKKHNLIFIVDNCFATPYIQQPIKFGADLVIHSATKLIDGQGRVLGGVTVGRADLMREIYLFARNTGPAMSPFNAWVLSKSLETLSIRVEKHCENALKVAAFLEGNENVEFVKYPFLKSHPQYEVAKNQMKLGGNIVAFEIKEGIDAGRAFLDKIKMCSLSANLGDTRTIVTHPSSTTHGRLSLEDRLEVGITDGLVRVSVGLEHADDIIADIKQALAL from the coding sequence ATGAAAAAACATTTCGAAACAGAAGCAATTAGAAATCAAACAGAAAGAAGTCAGTTTTCTGAACATTCTACACCCTTATATTTAACATCAAGTTTTGTTTTTGATGATGCAGAAGACATGCGTGCATCCTTCGCAGAAGAAAAAGAACGTAATTTATACAGTCGTTTTACAAACCCAAATACAACGGAATTTGTAGATAAAATTGTAGCGATGGAAGGAGCAGAAGCAGGTTATGCTTTTGCAACCGGAATGTCTGCAATTTTTTCATCATTTGCTGCTTTGTTAAACGCAGGCGATCATGTAGTTTCTTGTAGATCTGTTTTTGGATCTACACATAGTATGTTTACCAAGTTTTTACCAAAATGGAATATAGAAACCTCTTATTTTAAGGTTGATGAAGTTGACTTGGTAGAAAGTTTGATAAAAGAAAATACAAAGATTCTTTATATAGAAACACCAACAAACCCTGCTGTAGATATTTTAGATTTAGATTTAATTGGTAAAATTGCAAAAAAGCACAACCTTATTTTTATTGTTGATAATTGCTTTGCAACACCATACATTCAGCAGCCTATAAAATTCGGAGCAGATTTAGTAATACATTCTGCAACTAAATTAATTGACGGTCAAGGAAGAGTTTTAGGTGGTGTAACTGTTGGTAGAGCAGATTTAATGCGAGAAATTTATCTTTTTGCAAGAAATACTGGTCCTGCAATGTCTCCTTTTAACGCTTGGGTTTTATCAAAAAGTTTAGAAACCTTATCTATAAGAGTAGAAAAACATTGTGAAAATGCTTTAAAAGTGGCTGCTTTTTTAGAGGGTAATGAAAATGTGGAATTTGTAAAATATCCATTTTTAAAATCACATCCTCAATATGAAGTGGCTAAAAATCAAATGAAATTAGGAGGAAACATTGTTGCTTTTGAAATTAAAGAAGGAATTGATGCTGGAAGGGCATTTTTAGATAAAATAAAAATGTGTTCATTATCTGCCAATTTAGGTGATACTAGAACAATCGTTACACATCCTTCATCTACAACACACGGTAGATTGTCTTTAGAAGACAGGTTAGAGGTTGGTATTACAGATGGTTTGGTGCGTGTTTCTGTTGGTTTAGAACATGCAGATGATATTATCGCAGATATTAAACAAGCGTTAGCATTGTAA
- a CDS encoding IS982 family transposase: MISDSKIIEIFCSLDDFMKEFNLILNKNSISDGSTTKKRNRKFKMSDSEVMTILVIFHLKSYRNLKHFYLNHICKYRQDLFPDCVSYNRFVELQKKVTQPLAVFMKMYCLGDCTGISFIDSTPLKVCHYKREKQHQVFKDIAKKSYGTMGWYFGFKLHIVCNDKGEIIDFMFTPANVDDRFPLKQKKFHDKLFGKIFGDKGYIGKDLFERLFVDGIHLITKVRKNMKKKAMDYMDKVILRKRAIIETVNDVLKNTCQIEHSRHRSFDNFITNMISGLIAYSFLPKKPSIKIPNMLPNIAID, translated from the coding sequence ATGATTTCTGATAGTAAAATTATAGAAATTTTCTGTTCTTTAGATGATTTTATGAAAGAATTTAACTTAATTCTTAATAAAAACAGCATTTCTGATGGTTCAACAACTAAAAAACGTAATAGAAAGTTCAAAATGTCTGATAGTGAAGTGATGACCATACTTGTTATATTTCACCTAAAGTCTTACCGAAACCTTAAACACTTTTACTTAAACCATATTTGTAAATACAGACAAGATCTGTTTCCAGATTGTGTTTCTTATAATAGATTTGTAGAACTTCAAAAAAAGGTTACACAACCTTTAGCCGTTTTTATGAAAATGTATTGTTTAGGCGATTGCACAGGTATCTCTTTTATTGATTCTACTCCTTTAAAAGTATGTCACTATAAAAGAGAAAAACAACATCAAGTATTTAAAGATATTGCCAAAAAAAGCTATGGAACTATGGGGTGGTATTTTGGATTTAAACTACATATTGTCTGCAATGACAAAGGAGAAATTATTGATTTTATGTTCACTCCAGCCAATGTAGATGACAGATTCCCTCTCAAACAAAAGAAGTTTCACGACAAATTATTTGGAAAAATTTTTGGAGACAAAGGATATATTGGGAAAGATTTATTTGAAAGACTTTTTGTAGACGGAATTCATTTAATAACTAAAGTTCGAAAAAACATGAAAAAGAAAGCAATGGACTATATGGATAAAGTTATCCTAAGAAAAAGAGCAATCATCGAAACAGTAAATGATGTACTAAAAAACACTTGCCAAATTGAACATTCTAGACATAGATCTTTTGATAATTTCATAACAAATATGATCTCTGGATTAATTGCATATTCTTTTTTACCTAAAAAACCTTCTATAAAAATCCCGAATATGTTACCGAATATTGCGATTGATTAG
- a CDS encoding SDR family NAD(P)-dependent oxidoreductase, whose protein sequence is MSKIENKVAVITGATGGIGFAVAKRLGKDGYTVVLNGIDDEAGAKRVKELEAEGITAEYYGFDVTKDEAVTANITEIGEKYGHIDVLVNNAGGLGGRSRFEEMTTEFYRFVMALNLDSTFFASRAAIPFLKKSENASIINYTSNAAWNAGGPGAGIYGTSKAGVHAITRALAKDLAEYGIRVNAVSPGTIDTPFHAQIKATKPEVFASWANSIMLGRLGQPEDVAGVVAFLASKDAAFITAETIQVGGGQALGI, encoded by the coding sequence ATGAGTAAAATAGAAAATAAAGTTGCTGTAATTACAGGAGCTACAGGAGGAATTGGTTTTGCAGTAGCAAAAAGATTAGGAAAGGATGGTTATACTGTAGTTTTAAACGGTATCGATGATGAAGCTGGAGCAAAAAGAGTTAAAGAATTAGAAGCAGAAGGTATTACCGCTGAGTATTATGGGTTTGATGTTACTAAAGATGAAGCTGTAACAGCAAATATTACTGAGATAGGTGAAAAATATGGTCATATTGATGTGTTAGTAAATAATGCAGGTGGTTTAGGTGGTAGATCTAGATTTGAAGAAATGACTACTGAATTTTATAGATTTGTAATGGCTTTAAACCTTGATTCAACATTTTTTGCATCTAGAGCAGCAATTCCTTTTCTTAAGAAAAGTGAAAATGCTTCAATTATTAACTATACATCTAATGCTGCTTGGAACGCAGGTGGACCGGGAGCAGGAATCTATGGTACATCTAAAGCAGGTGTACACGCAATAACAAGAGCTTTGGCAAAAGATTTAGCAGAATATGGTATTAGAGTAAATGCAGTATCTCCGGGTACAATTGATACTCCTTTTCATGCTCAAATTAAAGCTACTAAGCCAGAAGTGTTTGCTTCTTGGGCAAATAGCATTATGTTAGGAAGATTGGGTCAACCAGAAGATGTTGCAGGTGTTGTAGCTTTCTTAGCAAGTAAAGATGCGGCTTTTATTACTGCAGAAACTATTCAAGTTGGTGGTGGACAAGCGTTAGGTATCTAA
- the metK gene encoding methionine adenosyltransferase → MSYLFTSESVSEGHPDKIADQISDALIDNFLAFDKTSKVACETMVTTGQVFLAGEVKSKTYLDVQKIARDVINKIGYTKGAYMFDGNSCGVLSAIHEQSPDINQGVDRANPEEQGAGDQGMMFGYATDETENYMPLALELSHRLLIELAALRRENKDIPYLRPDAKSQVTIEYSDDNVPQRIDAIVISTQHDDFDTSDDVMLTKIKKDIVEILIPRVVAKLPAHIQKLFTDNITYHINPTGVFVIGGPHGDTGLTGRKIIVDTYGGKGAHGGGAFSGKDPSKVDRSGAYATRHIAKNLVAAGLCKEVLVQVSYAIGVAKPTSINVETYGTATVNLSDGEISKIVESIFDMRPYFIEKRLKLRSPIYSETAAYGHMGRTPEVKTVTFTNPMGETTSEEVETFTWEKLDYVDTIKEAFKL, encoded by the coding sequence ATGTCATATTTATTTACCTCAGAAAGTGTTTCTGAAGGACACCCAGACAAGATTGCAGATCAAATTTCTGATGCTTTAATCGATAATTTTTTAGCATTCGACAAAACAAGTAAAGTTGCTTGTGAAACAATGGTAACAACAGGTCAAGTATTTTTAGCGGGAGAAGTAAAATCTAAAACATATTTAGATGTTCAAAAAATTGCTAGAGATGTAATTAACAAAATTGGTTACACAAAAGGAGCTTATATGTTTGACGGAAACTCTTGTGGAGTTTTATCTGCCATTCATGAGCAATCTCCAGACATTAACCAAGGTGTTGATAGAGCAAACCCAGAAGAACAAGGTGCAGGAGACCAAGGAATGATGTTTGGTTACGCAACCGATGAGACAGAAAACTACATGCCTTTGGCGTTAGAATTATCTCATAGACTGTTAATTGAATTAGCTGCATTAAGAAGAGAAAACAAAGATATTCCTTATTTAAGACCAGATGCTAAAAGTCAGGTTACTATAGAGTATTCTGATGACAATGTGCCACAGAGAATTGATGCTATCGTAATTTCTACACAACATGATGATTTTGATACATCTGATGATGTAATGTTAACGAAAATCAAAAAAGATATTGTTGAAATTTTAATTCCTAGAGTTGTAGCAAAATTACCTGCTCATATTCAGAAATTATTTACAGACAATATTACTTACCACATTAACCCTACAGGTGTTTTTGTAATTGGTGGACCTCATGGAGATACTGGTTTAACAGGAAGAAAAATTATAGTTGATACCTACGGAGGAAAAGGTGCACATGGTGGTGGGGCATTTTCTGGTAAAGATCCATCTAAAGTAGATAGATCTGGAGCATATGCAACAAGACACATTGCTAAAAACTTGGTTGCTGCCGGACTTTGTAAAGAAGTTTTAGTGCAAGTTTCTTATGCAATTGGTGTTGCTAAACCAACAAGTATTAATGTTGAAACGTATGGTACAGCTACTGTAAATTTATCTGACGGAGAAATTAGTAAAATAGTAGAATCTATTTTTGATATGCGTCCTTACTTTATTGAAAAACGTTTAAAATTAAGATCTCCTATTTATTCTGAAACAGCTGCTTATGGTCACATGGGTAGAACTCCAGAAGTAAAAACAGTAACATTTACAAACCCAATGGGAGAAACTACTTCTGAAGAAGTTGAAACTTTCACTTGGGAAAAACTAGATTATGTTGATACTATAAAAGAAGCTTTTAAATTATAA
- a CDS encoding MFS transporter: MKIKGLRWWVVGLVALAAVINYIDRQAFGALWPDIANDLFPEMDKDGHKAIYGTISTVFILSYAGGQALFGKIFDWMGTRIGFALSIGVWSIATALHAFAQGMLSFSIFRSILGIAEAGNWPGAAKANAEWFPTKERALAQGIFNSGAAIGGIVAYPVIGLLSAYYDWKAIFIVVAVLGFLWLLPWLFIVKSDPKSHPWLSDNEKKYILSGQENQDIDGDGSYDEGYTPTTGELLKRKESWGVIIASAAIDPIWWLFIVWIPIYLSEVFGLNIKEIAFSAWVPYVGAMVGAIFGGLLAKNRLTAGWSVDKTRKMTITLGCLIMIPCFFLLKAPGSAFNAVIIMAVLLFGFQVAIGNIQTIPSDLYSGKIVGTLSGFAGMAAKLGAAGLTILVTFVTTGGNYTPAFLIGGALAIIALTSVWVLIPKIEPLKSKN, encoded by the coding sequence ATGAAAATAAAAGGATTACGTTGGTGGGTTGTAGGACTTGTAGCTTTGGCAGCAGTTATAAATTATATTGATAGGCAAGCTTTTGGTGCTCTTTGGCCTGATATTGCAAATGACTTATTTCCAGAGATGGATAAAGATGGACATAAGGCTATCTATGGTACAATATCAACTGTATTTATACTATCATATGCAGGAGGGCAAGCCCTTTTTGGTAAGATTTTTGACTGGATGGGAACTAGAATAGGTTTCGCCCTTTCTATTGGAGTTTGGTCTATTGCTACCGCTTTACATGCTTTTGCACAAGGAATGTTAAGTTTTTCAATCTTTAGGTCTATATTAGGAATTGCAGAAGCCGGAAATTGGCCCGGTGCTGCAAAAGCTAATGCCGAATGGTTTCCAACTAAAGAGAGAGCATTAGCTCAAGGAATCTTTAATTCAGGGGCAGCTATTGGAGGTATAGTAGCTTATCCGGTTATTGGTTTATTATCTGCTTATTATGACTGGAAAGCAATATTTATAGTTGTTGCAGTACTTGGTTTTTTATGGTTGTTACCTTGGTTGTTTATTGTAAAATCAGATCCAAAATCTCATCCTTGGTTGTCAGATAATGAAAAAAAATATATTCTATCTGGACAAGAAAATCAAGATATTGATGGAGATGGCAGTTATGATGAAGGGTATACTCCTACCACAGGAGAACTATTAAAACGTAAAGAAAGTTGGGGAGTGATAATTGCATCTGCTGCAATTGATCCTATCTGGTGGCTTTTTATTGTTTGGATTCCAATTTATCTGTCAGAAGTTTTTGGTCTAAATATTAAGGAAATTGCATTTTCTGCATGGGTACCTTATGTTGGTGCCATGGTAGGAGCTATATTTGGAGGATTACTTGCCAAAAATAGACTTACAGCTGGATGGTCTGTAGATAAAACACGAAAAATGACTATAACTTTAGGTTGTTTAATTATGATTCCTTGCTTTTTCTTGTTAAAAGCACCTGGATCAGCATTTAATGCAGTAATTATTATGGCTGTTTTGCTTTTTGGATTTCAAGTAGCAATAGGAAATATACAAACTATTCCAAGTGATCTTTATAGTGGAAAGATTGTTGGTACACTTTCAGGATTTGCAGGTATGGCTGCTAAACTTGGTGCAGCAGGGCTTACTATCTTAGTTACATTTGTAACTACTGGGGGTAATTATACACCTGCATTTTTAATTGGTGGAGCATTAGCTATAATTGCATTAACATCTGTTTGGGTATTAATACCTAAAATAGAGCCATTAAAATCAAAAAATTAA
- a CDS encoding FadR/GntR family transcriptional regulator, whose translation MKLEVVTKNENQEVQKEIIIGIKDLINYKNLEPGDKLPSERMLSEKFKVSRSNVREAIHRLEFYGLLKSRPQSGTFVANIGVTALNGMIDDIVKLDKPEFKSLVETRILLELKTSRLAALRRTDDDLFKLNEALEAYKIKVLNGEDAVQEDLLFHLAIAKASGNSTMNTFMLIITPEIITNFKTHHVCDAGLAQRGINDHQAIFDAIKEKNPQLAKQKMKEHFKELYMYCYNLE comes from the coding sequence AATGAAAATCAAGAGGTTCAAAAAGAAATCATAATTGGTATAAAGGATTTAATTAATTATAAAAATTTAGAACCTGGAGATAAGTTACCTTCTGAAAGAATGCTTTCAGAAAAGTTTAAAGTAAGTAGAAGTAATGTAAGAGAAGCCATACACCGTTTAGAATTTTATGGTTTATTAAAATCTAGACCACAAAGTGGAACTTTTGTTGCAAACATTGGTGTTACTGCTTTAAATGGAATGATTGATGACATTGTTAAATTAGATAAACCAGAGTTTAAGTCACTTGTTGAAACTAGAATCTTATTAGAGTTAAAAACATCTAGATTAGCTGCTTTAAGAAGAACAGATGATGATTTATTTAAATTGAATGAAGCACTTGAAGCTTATAAAATAAAAGTATTAAATGGAGAAGATGCTGTGCAAGAAGATTTATTGTTTCATTTAGCAATAGCAAAAGCCAGTGGTAATAGCACAATGAATACGTTTATGCTAATTATTACTCCAGAAATTATTACTAATTTTAAGACGCATCATGTATGTGATGCAGGTTTGGCACAAAGAGGAATAAATGATCATCAAGCTATTTTTGATGCAATTAAAGAAAAGAATCCTCAACTAGCAAAACAAAAAATGAAAGAGCATTTTAAAGAACTCTACATGTATTGCTATAATTTAGAATAA
- a CDS encoding O-acetylhomoserine aminocarboxypropyltransferase/cysteine synthase family protein — MSTYKLATNALHAGHDVTQNGGTRAVPIYQTTSYVFNNSEHAANLFSLKELGFIYTRLNNPTNQILQDRLAAVEGGIAAVVFASGTGAIATGLLTLLKAGDHIVASSSLYGGTYNLLSVTLPRLGITTTFVDASNPAEFKKAVQDNTRAFFVESLGNPKLDVLDLEAISVEAKAAEVPFIVDNTVATPALLNPIKHGANLVIHSLTKYIGGQGTSLGGAIIDAGTFNWANGKFPEFTEPSAGYHGLKYHEALGAAAFTFKLILEGLRDFGAALSPTNAFNIIQGLETLPVRIKQHSANALALATWLEAQEEVTWVNYPGLASSKYKTLADKYLPKGQSGLVTFGVKGGFEAAKVIADTTKVFSLLANIGDTKSLIIHPASTTHQQLDEAAQASAGVSQDLIRLSVGIEDLEDLKEDLKAAFSKI, encoded by the coding sequence ATGAGTACGTACAAATTAGCAACAAACGCATTACATGCAGGGCATGATGTAACACAAAATGGAGGAACAAGAGCCGTTCCTATCTATCAAACAACATCGTATGTTTTTAACAATTCTGAACATGCTGCAAATCTTTTTTCATTAAAAGAATTAGGATTTATTTACACCCGTTTAAACAACCCTACAAACCAAATTTTACAAGACCGTTTAGCGGCTGTAGAAGGCGGAATCGCAGCGGTAGTTTTTGCATCTGGTACAGGCGCAATTGCAACAGGGTTATTAACGCTTTTAAAAGCAGGAGATCATATTGTTGCATCTAGCAGTTTATATGGTGGAACCTATAATTTATTAAGTGTTACCTTACCAAGATTAGGTATTACAACTACGTTTGTAGATGCATCTAACCCAGCAGAATTTAAAAAAGCTGTTCAAGATAATACTAGAGCATTTTTTGTAGAGTCTTTAGGAAATCCTAAATTAGATGTTTTAGATTTAGAAGCAATTTCTGTAGAAGCTAAAGCAGCTGAGGTTCCTTTTATTGTAGATAATACTGTGGCAACACCAGCTTTATTAAACCCAATTAAACACGGAGCAAATCTTGTAATTCATTCTTTAACAAAATATATTGGCGGTCAAGGAACTTCTTTAGGAGGTGCAATTATTGATGCAGGAACTTTTAACTGGGCAAACGGTAAGTTTCCAGAATTTACAGAGCCTTCTGCAGGTTACCATGGTTTAAAATATCATGAAGCTTTAGGTGCAGCAGCGTTTACTTTTAAATTAATTTTAGAAGGTTTACGTGATTTTGGTGCAGCCTTAAGCCCTACAAACGCATTTAATATCATTCAAGGTTTAGAGACTTTACCTGTTAGAATTAAACAACATTCTGCAAATGCACTGGCATTAGCAACATGGTTAGAAGCGCAAGAAGAAGTAACTTGGGTAAATTACCCTGGTTTAGCAAGTAGTAAATACAAAACGTTAGCAGATAAATATTTGCCAAAAGGACAAAGTGGTTTGGTAACTTTTGGTGTAAAAGGAGGTTTTGAAGCTGCAAAAGTAATTGCAGATACTACAAAAGTGTTTTCTTTATTAGCTAATATTGGTGATACAAAATCATTAATTATTCATCCAGCAAGTACAACGCATCAGCAATTAGACGAAGCGGCACAAGCAAGTGCAGGTGTTAGTCAAGATTTAATTAGATTGTCTGTTGGTATAGAAGATTTAGAAGATTTAAAAGAAGATTTAAAAGCTGCTTTTTCAAAAATATAA